The Silene latifolia isolate original U9 population chromosome 4, ASM4854445v1, whole genome shotgun sequence region CTACCTCtgtccatttctaacatcaattagGCAAGGCAAAACCGTTTGGGGAAAAAGCCAAATTTTCGATCGAGGGTGAAAACCTAATTTTTATGACTCGAAAATTAAACGAatgaagattaatgcaagattaagacacatacctcgttagtcatgtttaaagcaagcttttgaatcgaacatggcggaaatggtgaagatttgagagagaaatcgtGTGATTTGTGTTTGAAATAATGAAACAAATGCCTCGACTTTGGTTTTTAAAGGGAAAGCCAAATTGAGAAAAAGCGCGatgagctgcgcctcttcgagcCTTGCAGCTCTTTGCGCCTCTTCTTtattgttccctccatacggattttcaaaaattgatttataagtttgttatttgtgggcccgtCTTTGTAGCCTCTTCCGATACTATTTTAATCTCTTGGCCCATTTAAAGCGACTTTCTTTCGTTCAGAGCTCCATTTGTCCCAGTGTGtgatattttgcagtattgctcctCAATTTcttcatgacgatcaagatgtttcTAGGTCGTCAAAATATTCATCTGAAGTATGGCTGATATTTTCTGATTGCTCTTCCCAGGAATTTCTTCCGTAGCGATCAAGATGTTCTAGTCGTCAAAATATATTGTCCCAGTAGCTTGTGATATTTTCTGATGTGACCTGCTTTTTCAGTTAATTTCTTCCAAAGCGATCAAGATGTTCTAATAAAATCGATATATTTTCCCAAGAGTTCCGCTTGAGGTTCGCGCAGGTGATTCAGTTCAAGTTTTTTTGCCTTGGTTCCGGCAGAGCCTTCAGAAGCGCAAGGCGGATTCCCGTCGATACTTTCCTAGGCGTCCTGGCACACTGATAATTTATTCCTCACGGAGTTCTTGGCTCAGGTGTGGCTTCTGTGACTAAAGCATCTAGGAAGAAGTctcgggtatggtctcttcttatggtggcgagcctccttacgtagtctaatggactttaacgACCCTCCCAGATAGTGACgaggactctaaaatgttccgccacgagtccttggctcggaccccttggccgccttgcgtcgccatagtcgtcggttGTAATCTTGATTGACTTTGATGGCTCACCTTTGActtttcgccttgtccaagcctcggtcaaagtggggctctgtagatacctcgtttacGCACCTCATTGAGCCACCAGGTGATGATTGGGcagcatgtttgatacgcggagcgATTTTGTGAAGTTAATAGATTATCGtcagtgattgctcaaatattaaatgtctgcctcttagttgtcatctacgcgccgatctGGTCGTTTTGCGAGTAATTAAGTACATTCGGATCGGGTCAAAAACGTCTCATTTTACGATATTGTTAAATCCAGAAAAGTCGAGAATGTTGGaatgttcggatatttctattccatatttcacaaattttatcttttggcaaataatattaagtaatattcacaagataatcggaTTATTCCCGAGTCCTACCATAACTCGAACCGGAAATCTTTCTTGTGAGAAGAAACCTCACGAAGCAGGCGCGTAGTGTGCGCCTCTTCAGGCCGGTGTTTGTGCGCCTCTTTCCGAGGCCCTTTACGCATgtttttacgtatctttttcatatcttcaGGGTCACTTCAGgaagtctccgaaaccctaattagtcGTGTGATTAGCCCATAAATAAAGACGCCGTTCTCATGTTTCTCTGGCAGTGTCACTTCTTTCTTTactcctttgcattctagactttgttttTACTTATTGTGCCTCGTGCTTGAACTTTCGTGCATCATTCCGGATCTTTAGGGTACGATACCTCTACATTGCATGCGGAAGCCAATTTGATGACTACACtttcaatcaatttaattaatcgtcGTTTTCTCtccgagggcactctctttgcgttcgcgtcgagcattcactaatcgatatcttagttcatctgcGTTTGGTAACATGTAAGTCGGGGTgtattctctttatttattgtattttttttttctggttgtcattattgtaagatttacgtcgaaaatacccgttaaatcgatttctaaaaccccttGTTGAGCAACCTCTTTTCACGGATTTCCGGTAAATTAAAGAAAAGCGCGACAGCTATTCAACCTCTTGAAGAGCGATTCTGCTTTGCTTCTCTTCATTGAAAGTACTTATgattctgcttcctttcttcttacGTTCCTCCTCAACAATTGGGTtggaaatctttcttttgcttgtttttgAATTAATTCTTACGTCGTATAATTAATTCACATAttgtttatcatcattaacatgttttaattcatcaCAAATCAAGCTTAAATCTAAATAATGAGAtgtttacgggttttcgtcattaattcaaGCCGGATTTAAATTCAATTTGTTGTATTGAGTTTAAAggtcgtcattgatatagtttaatctgtttatTAGCATGTTAAATGCATATTGAATTTGTATATCGTCAGTATTTAGACTAATTGACTTATTTAAATGGGGACTCATTAATGTTCTTAGCTTTCATCcttaatttcatgtaaataatcggTTCGATTCAAGTCCACACAGCATCGTGTTTATGACATGACCATCATTCATGTAATTAACCCTGTCAATCACTTCCATCGAGTAAAATATTTTAATCATCATTTAAATTCTTCGATTAATTAACGATTTCGATTTAAGAACTGCAGCCCAGGAACTCACCCTTGGAGCAGGCAAACAGCTGTGGCCCTCTTTCAGCGCGATCCTAGCTGGCACATTCCCGAGGAACAGGTGGATTAACTTCTtttttgtgaggatgtctttcatgtattttgcgtaggccggtacgtgattgattaattcgtgaaaggaattgagacttccaaattcttcacgatttctataaattttccaagttggtcatcaaatttgggcttggcttgacgactcggaaaaggaagtctaatcacaatgggctccttctccttgaccttgtcttcatttttctttgaaatttcttcttttgatagttctccatccttggagttttgcacaattttttctttgtcactagcttccacaactttatcctcaacttgcttcttcggtgcttcataccttgtaccactcctcaagtgaatggcattaaccgtttcatgtcttgggggattactttgaggtggtaattgccccttttgtctttgtgagcttgaagatgctagttgagttaattgggtttccaaaattttggtgtgagctaggatgttgttgatggtggtttcctttgcttgactatctttttgtatttgagtgaaaaactcttgttgattattttgcatttggaggaccgctttttgaacatcaaaaccttggtcattttgttgattgtatggagattgattttggtaaccttggttttggttataaaagggtctttgattttggtttctcatgggaggtggggtgtatgttggttgagggttttgaacattttggcttttgtatgagagatttggatggaatttggtgttttcattgtaatagtttgaataaggggtagcactcttgtatgcttggaaagcattcacttgttcatttgttcctctacattcattttggtcatgtcccaaagttccacaattctcacatattccacttgggattgatgaagatgccgtcatggcattaacatgatgctttggtgattttgaggcttcttcaagtccagccataactttttcaaacttcaaattgatggtatcaatgtgagcactaagttgagcacccaattgagtaatggagtctacttcatgctttcctcctctagtagccttgcgaggtctactatattatgagttatggaccgccatttcctcaattttgttccaagtttgattgtcatcgacttcggtgaacattccatttgatcccatgttgagaatgttccttgaatcttcataaagaccgttctgaaattgttgtaccaagaaccactcactaagtccatggtgaggacatgagcgacaaattcccttaaatcgctcccaagcttcatacaaagattcttcatccctttgcttaaagcccgtgatttgagctcttagcatgttagtcttttccggtggatagaactttttgtagaaagctagagccaattagagaaaaaggaaataagacccatcgaatttggtcttgagttacaccggtttgagaaatcgcatcacaatagtcacacaaagtctccatatgagaatgagggtcttcactaggcatcctcccaaattggcttctttcgactaattggataaatgcggatttggcaataaaatttccggttagatgttgtggtgtgggagtaccattgggtaggttctcctcggtgggtacggaatgtgatgaaaacttaggcattgtgggttgattttgtgttgggttttgtgttgggttttgtgttgggttctcctcaccttctcttgcaaaagggttgatgaactcaatagtatttggttgaatatctacaacctcaccaatacctctcaaagctCTCCTatcaagtcttctattggttgtcaaagttctttcaatttcgtgatcaaagggtaacaagtcaccttgtgaccttctagacatgcaaaatatcaaacaactcgaaaataattagaacaaaccttgaggagttttacttccccaaggcaaagaaagacacaactaataacaatacaagaaaatctaaatcaagttaacaccgtccccggcaacggcaccatttttggtcggatcgtatctttcggttacttgttgttaggagcacctagaccaaaacacaatttataacttcacaaacaactctacaattagtaaagaggcaagtaaaggtcggatcccaagggacgggaattgagatgagatttctattgcaactggtgtcttaagggtgtcacaattggggtttgatgtagaagatcactaaactaaatagcaatgaaagtaaacaagcaagatgaattaaaagggatgtaaacaattgataaaaggcactagggtgtcatggggtcataggggattcatgggaattgatcatacaaacatattctcaagttataagcaagcaattattgttgtgatggatcgagttggtttatatcttacaatcctaggaaagtttgggtcccggagccgaatcgattagattgtacaacacctacaagtcgacataGGCCACACGCCTATCACCCTTCATCCGTCTCAAAATTTCCTACCTTTTGTTCTCATCCTGCAAATAAAATTAGTACCTTTCGCAACTTCACTACACAATTAGACCCTTAAGGTAAAGCATCCACGCTAACTACCCTTCTCTCTCCTTAACCTTCCTCGAGGTGACCGGCTCAAAACTGAAAAGGGTCAGATCAAGGATGTCTCCCTAACCTAGAAGAGGGCTCCTAAACAGTTTCTATTTCGGGTTCCTTTTATTAGACTCATCataagttcattaaattcatttgtttaggccttaggaacgttcgctctgataccacattgtaacaccctcatttatttaagagcctttaacCAGACATTCTCAAGtaaataaaggtgttaccatctcagttgcctgatGTAGTAAGTATAAAGACAAACAATTACCAAGTActttaagacgatataaattaAAGTGCCTCAAAAAGGTTTAATTACAAAATTCCAACGACATAACTAAATATTACAAAGTACGTTTAAAACAACTGcgcggaaataaaataaatagtgtCTGAATAAATTTAAGGTGATCTCTAGGCTCAAGTGATAATCTCGTCCCAAGCTCCCCTTTTAAGCATCCAAGATTACTTCTCACAAGCTAACCCGAatcgctccccaatatttggttcatcacagtgttcacgaatacacagtaaaccacgaggttgagtaggataactaaacaataataataataataataataataataataataataataataataataataataataataataataataataataataataataataataataataataataataataataataataataataataataataataataataataataataataataataataataataataataataataataataataataataataataataataataataataataataataataataataataataataataataataataataataataataataataataataataataataataataataataataataataataatacgataacCTGCAATAAGATATAATTAAGAAACTCAAACCAAGACCGTCACACACACGTCTCAACCGTGTGCCATGTCACACGTAACAACCAAACCACAACACAACTGACACCACACGATTGTCACGCTTTCAGTCCACGTCAACCTCCGAACACCGTCGTGCCTGGCCGACCAAAACCGTACAGGACCACGGCTCttccacatccccgtgcctgaCCGACCAAATAATCTCAAAGCATTGCTAATCCTCTTTCACAATACAAACCAACAAtagagaaccaaccaacaatgataataatatgATTATGAGATACGGAAGACAACAATTATATCAATATGCTCAACACAACAATTATGACgatatgctcaagacaacaattgTAATAAATCCATCTTTTAACCATCACCAATTACCAAATAAcatagttgagtagttaacctacctttatCAATTTTTCTcaatcaatcaaataatcaaaaaaCAAATCCATCTTTTGACTAAGAGGCATAAACTCAAAATCTAAAGCAAATCACAAGCCATCACAAACGAGAGTCCTTCACCTTGTTTTGGACCTTCCTCTAATTTGAGGTCCAACTCAAATTTCGTCTAAGAACATATGGCATTTAACGGCCTAGGAACCTTCTATGATGAGTTTAGAGCACTTTTGTCTAGGGACTTTTGTCTTGAAGAGGTACCTGTCATACCTTAAAAGGGGCAACAAACCGGGTGGTCCATGAGGAGCACGGTTTGCAAGAGAAGGTATAAAGGTCGCTTTCAAGTCACTTTCAACCTTCCTAAACTACCCAAGACAAAACCAAAGCTCCTTTTTGCTGCTCTGCGACTCTTATGCTAAGCTTGGCCCGTCCTTCTGAGGCTTTCCAAGGAGTTTACTTTATGTTAATAATCATTGtctcattagtttacttttccTTGTTTTTAGTTTATGTTTTTCAACTTGTGTAAGGTCCTTGGGACCAGCTATTGTACCATTTTTTGAGGCCTTTGTGAGCCCTTAGATGTGTGTTTGAATGTAGGGTGGATATTGCTTTGCTTAGCCTATAAAAGCAAAGCTAACCTTATGTAAAAATCGGATTTGATGAATTATAAACACAAGTTGAAGCTTTGCTTTCTTCTTAATTCTTCTTTACTTAGTGCTTGAAGagactcctttgcttagtgcttggagtTGGGTGAaccctttgcttagtgcttaggcTAATCTTTAGGCTTAATCTATTGTTTCGTGTTCGGATTAAGTCATATCTTTCACTCAATTCCAAACATTAAACCGTCTAAATTTCAGTCCTTATTTGCATCCATTTCGTGTGTTTTCTTCAAAGTTTACGTTTTAGTCCAAATTGGTACCAAGAGCCTAGGTTATAATACAATTTCATCTTGTGTTAATCTTGAGAAAAGCCTTTCTTGTGAGTTCATTATAtcctaactacaacaaaaacacaaaaaacaaccttGAGTGATGAAAGGCTCACCGGAATTGAAAATCAAATGAcacaactttctgaaaaatgcgaCCTAATGTTGGATTCTTTCAATGCTATCATGGATAACATTCTAACACCAACAAGAAATGCAAGACTACCTCGTGGTAGGGGTAGAAGCCGTGGTCTCATGGGAAGAAGAGGTCAAGGCAACCATGAAGACGAGGCATTGTCGGATTCGGAGGAGTCTATGTTCGAGGCCTTCCAAGAAGAGCACAACAAAGACTTAAAGTAGAAATTCGcgattttcatggtagtttaaactcCGAGGATTTGCTAGATTGGTTTAGAaacattgaaagagtctttgagtttaaagcaTATTTGGATGCTAAGTCTTTTAAAGTTGCTATAAATGTGTTTTAATTAAAGGCAAAGAAATGattgaaaaggaagaaatactcCATACTTTGTAAATGAAATCTGTTTCAATGTCTGTCATAAGAATATAAGATGCCATAAAATCTGAGCTTCTTTTCATATTACAGTACAAGCAGAAAGTTCTGGCTTTACAATCCATTCACCCAAAAATTTTAATAGTCAGATTATGAACAAATCAACGGTTAGAGTTGTTTATCCACCCAAACAACCCCTGCACAATGGTTAAAAATGTTTGTGATCACGGAACAAGAACGCTCTTGTTCAGTAGGTAGGAGCAACCGTGGTAGGTCGACTGGCTCCTGTTCTAGGAGTATTCAACAGAGGTTGTAATGCCTTGACCACAATGCTCATGTTCGGCCTGAAATCTGATTCATACTGCACGCACAACGCTGCCACTGCAGCCATCTGTCATAACCAACGTCCGAAAACAAGAACAATGTCAGAACATGGTGCGAACCCAAATCCTTTTGTATTTCTCATTTATTAGAGTAAATGAGTTGGCTTTACATGTAAGACCATCTCATAGATAATTAAGTTTGTGCGCATCACAACGAAAACAGGCAGATGTTACAAGCAAGACAATATATACCTTGGCAACAGACTTGGGAGGATACTCTCCATTCAGCTTAGGATCAATACACTGCTTCACCTTGTCTTCACTCAGCTTAGGAGTCGCCTGATAACGAACAATCTCGAGTTAGTGAGAAAATTAAAGAAATCCTGTTTTAACCGATTGCAGGGAAATCAACAAGGAAGCTACCCATGTCACAAGACTCTGCTGTCCACGTGGCAAAGTATGGTCCACTGGCTTCCTACCAGTGAGTATCTCAAGCAAGACGACACCAAAACTATATACATCACTCTTTGCATTTAGTTGCCCAGTCATTGCATACCTGTCCACCACAGCAACAGAATACGGTCACTTATATTTAAAAAAGCGAGTCTTGTATGAGATGGTCTCACAAGTGAGATCAATCAAAATACTTGTGTTTATCTCATTTTATCATTAGTTAATGGGTTGGCAATCTTGGCATCACATATTAAGACCGTCTAACACAACTATATGGGAGTAGAGGGGTGGGGGAAAAGCAGCAATGAGCGCTTACTCAGGTGCGTGATAGCCAAAAGTTCCAAGAACTCGAGTAGAATGAAGTCGGGCAGCCATATCAGGAGCTTCATTTGACAAATCAAAATCACCAATCTTAGCAACATCGTCATCAAATAGCAGTATATTACTGGACTTTATATCCCTATGAAAGATACGAGGGTCAGCCTTCTCGTGCAAATATTCCAGTCCTCTGGCGGAAGTTACTGCAATTTTAACACGTTGGGCCCATGACAATACTGGTCCCGGCTGTGCTCCTTTCACACCCTTTTTCCCTATAGACAAATGCAAATACACAATTATAATTTATGAGAAGACTACAACGCACTTTCGTGACACACTTAAAAAATGAAAATCCATCAACCAATTACTAAAAGACAATTAATTTAAAGGTTTAAAGAAGCAGAGTCGAAATTAGAGACCATATGATTCAAACAGTATTAAGATCGGATCCAGCTAGGAATATAAAGACATCAATTCGCCATTGACATTCACAAGCATCAAGTAGAATGATTGATATTCTTCAAAAGACTAGCAAGGAAAAACATCCATCTAAAGAGGAAAAGATAAATATATCATGGTCCATATACATAATGTCCCCAAACAGTATAATTCTTTGAATACAACTTACCATGAAGTACGTCATGGATAGATCCATTTGATGCAAATTCATATGCAAGAACACGAGAGTTGCCATCAACACAGTAACCAAGAAGTTCAACAAAATTGTCATGTTTCAGCCTCGAGGCCATAGAAACCTGAAAACAGAAAGATTTAGACAACTGCACATCTGAATATGTAAATAAAATAGTGAAGATATTCTATCAACATGCGCTGTGGGTGTGGCTGTACCTGAGCTAGAAATTCATTATCAGGTTGTTTGCTTGCGTCCAGTTTCTTGATTGCCGCTTTTCGCCCGCTTTTTAGTACCCCATAATAAACTCTGCCATACGACCCCTCTCCTATTAAAGCTTTGGAGCCGTAATTGTTTGTAATGTCCCTTAGTTCATCCGCAGAAATGGCAGGGACAGCTATAGGCTGGACCTTCACCGGCGTTTTGCTAGTTTGATTTTCAATAATGTGATAACCATCTCTCCCTAAGAAGGCCAAACAAAATTACAATCAGTACGCTACGTCGCTACCAAGGAGAAAGCCAGTGGAGAGCCaggataaaaaataaaaaataagaaaCTTTAAACGAACATTCATATTCAATCCCCAGTAGAAGTAGTTCATGAACCACAAGCCACTGCATTATGACCTATGCCATGCCGAACAATAGACTATTGCTTCAAAGAACAGATAATTTTATCCTACCCTCCACCACCCCACACCCCCAAGGAAAAAAACCATGGTATTTTAAGGGGAGGGAATCTTAACCAAACATGTTTAACGGAGAATTAACATATAATATGGGAGGGTTGGGCATTAGCTTGTAAAATTGTATAATCTGAAGGAAATTATTACCTGATGGTTTTGGGGGTACGTAACCACCTCCATTTTCTATAGGTTTATGAGCAGTTTCTCCTCCAAAACAGCCAAAGCAGCTCATGTTGTTTCCCTTTCACTAATCTAGCATATTGAAAAATAAGAAATTGTCACATATGTAAACTaaaataattcatcattaattaaGGTCTACAAAGATGGTGAAAACTGCATGAGAATCAAAATCATATCGTGGGAGAAAAACCCCTTGCTGACAGCAATGAAACAATTCCTTTTAAACAAAAATACCAAACAGATAACGATTTAAA contains the following coding sequences:
- the LOC141653411 gene encoding pto-interacting protein 1-like, translating into MSCFGCFGGETAHKPIENGGGYVPPKPSGRDGYHIIENQTSKTPVKVQPIAVPAISADELRDITNNYGSKALIGEGSYGRVYYGVLKSGRKAAIKKLDASKQPDNEFLAQVSMASRLKHDNFVELLGYCVDGNSRVLAYEFASNGSIHDVLHGKKGVKGAQPGPVLSWAQRVKIAVTSARGLEYLHEKADPRIFHRDIKSSNILLFDDDVAKIGDFDLSNEAPDMAARLHSTRVLGTFGYHAPEYAMTGQLNAKSDVYSFGVVLLEILTGRKPVDHTLPRGQQSLVTWATPKLSEDKVKQCIDPKLNGEYPPKSVAKMAAVAALCVQYESDFRPNMSIVVKALQPLLNTPRTGASRPTTVAPTY